A window of the Pantoea sp. Lij88 genome harbors these coding sequences:
- a CDS encoding autotransporter domain-containing protein produces MKPLHAQYLFCCAALSLLSPLPAVAWSELTVFGDSLSDGGNVGRFTYDGATHPLYDEILAQSLGDTLRPSSQGGSNYAEGGAVAVPAINPLFNTQDQLDSYLAARGGRADPNGLYIHWIGGNDLAAAALAPLAAQQIVDNSASAAASQVSRLLNAGAGTVIVPTVPNVGATPALLQAILQVLGPAAQPATAALFQSLSTTTTPDRAAREQAIETALNAAGGQVSSIPLIRDALAQQLIAAWQLLSQEAATLTDRYNQAEEQGLVAARGNIARVDINGLFNEVIDNPRLYGLSNTAGMACPPGVSSMDCTSSTPGFSQSQQYLFADRLHPSPAVHALIADYIESVLNAPLQVAALSQAPSMLVGDAHNTLDGHLQQQRQQPASAGEFTVFGGYAGQQRDFRGDSLLDGDATSATGTVGVGYQLTDHWQAGALLSTTSQRQDPSSRFDYRLRGNLVALWSQFNYLDGGWINADAHYADLNFDDIERQIRLGPATRTEKGSSDGKVLGMRVQTGWDLPLGRYVSTGPMASYALDYTQVDGYQEEGNSSTSMRFGDQTQHSQIGSVGWRIDSKDLLINPWAQVSYNHQFGDSDTAVTAGLKSTRTAFTRSSGSRDDNWIDMAVGASVPIGASVNAFAGVSAVAGNSDTHQVTWNVGLNARF; encoded by the coding sequence ATGAAACCCCTTCACGCGCAATACCTTTTTTGCTGTGCGGCCCTGAGCCTGCTGTCCCCTTTGCCTGCGGTGGCATGGAGCGAACTCACCGTGTTTGGCGACAGCCTGAGTGATGGCGGCAACGTAGGCCGTTTTACCTATGATGGCGCGACCCATCCACTTTATGACGAGATCCTGGCACAGTCGCTGGGCGATACCCTGCGTCCCTCATCCCAGGGCGGGAGCAACTATGCCGAGGGTGGCGCCGTTGCGGTACCGGCGATCAATCCCCTGTTTAATACGCAGGATCAGCTCGATAGCTACCTTGCGGCGCGTGGCGGACGGGCCGACCCGAACGGCCTCTATATCCACTGGATTGGTGGCAATGATTTAGCGGCAGCGGCGCTTGCGCCTCTTGCAGCGCAGCAGATCGTGGATAACAGTGCCAGCGCGGCGGCCTCACAGGTCAGCCGGTTGCTGAATGCCGGGGCCGGAACGGTGATTGTGCCGACGGTGCCGAATGTGGGCGCGACGCCTGCTCTGTTGCAGGCGATACTGCAGGTGCTTGGCCCGGCCGCGCAACCCGCGACGGCGGCGCTGTTTCAGTCGCTGAGCACCACCACCACGCCCGATCGTGCCGCAAGAGAGCAGGCAATTGAAACCGCGCTTAACGCGGCGGGCGGACAGGTTTCTTCGATTCCACTGATCCGTGATGCCCTTGCGCAACAGCTGATTGCTGCCTGGCAATTGCTGAGTCAGGAGGCGGCGACACTCACCGATCGTTACAACCAGGCTGAGGAGCAGGGACTGGTGGCGGCACGCGGCAACATCGCGCGGGTCGATATCAATGGCCTGTTTAATGAGGTGATTGATAATCCGCGTCTGTATGGACTGAGCAATACGGCTGGCATGGCCTGCCCGCCGGGTGTCTCATCAATGGACTGCACCTCTTCAACGCCAGGATTTTCGCAGTCGCAGCAATATCTGTTCGCTGACCGGCTGCATCCCAGCCCGGCAGTGCATGCACTGATCGCCGATTATATTGAGTCGGTACTGAACGCCCCGCTGCAGGTGGCCGCGCTGAGTCAGGCGCCGTCGATGCTGGTGGGCGATGCGCATAATACGCTGGATGGACATCTGCAGCAGCAGCGTCAGCAGCCCGCCAGCGCCGGCGAATTTACTGTTTTCGGCGGTTATGCCGGGCAGCAGCGCGATTTTCGCGGCGACAGCCTGCTGGATGGCGATGCCACCAGCGCCACCGGCACCGTGGGTGTGGGCTATCAGCTGACCGATCACTGGCAGGCCGGGGCCTTGCTCTCCACCACCTCGCAACGGCAGGATCCCTCATCGCGCTTTGATTACCGTTTACGCGGCAATCTGGTGGCGCTCTGGAGTCAGTTCAATTATCTGGATGGCGGATGGATTAATGCGGATGCCCATTATGCCGATCTCAACTTTGATGATATCGAGCGTCAGATCCGGCTGGGACCGGCGACCCGCACGGAGAAAGGCAGCAGCGACGGAAAAGTGCTGGGAATGCGGGTGCAGACCGGCTGGGATTTACCGCTGGGCCGCTATGTGTCGACTGGCCCGATGGCCAGCTATGCACTCGACTACACCCAGGTCGATGGCTATCAGGAAGAGGGTAACAGCAGCACCTCAATGCGTTTTGGCGACCAGACTCAGCACTCCCAAATCGGTTCAGTCGGCTGGCGCATCGACAGCAAAGATCTGCTGATCAATCCCTGGGCGCAGGTCAGTTACAACCACCAGTTTGGTGACAGCGACACTGCCGTCACTGCCGGACTGAAATCGACCCGAACCGCCTTCACCCGCAGCAGCGGCTCCCGGGATGATAACTGGATCGATATGGCGGTCGGCGCGAGCGTGCCGATTGGTGCATCGGTCAATGCGTTCGCTGGCGTCTCGGCGGTGGCAGGCAACAGCGACACGCATCAGGTGACCTGGAACGTCGGGCTTAACGCGCGCTTTTAA
- a CDS encoding MurR/RpiR family transcriptional regulator, which translates to MKQNRTVKNRVDVVAERLRAREKQLSPRLLAVARYIDQQRETVLESTAMEIAVANHTSDATVIRAIQALGFSGLRDLKQTLKVWFGPSLTSEDKMITTVSEVTSDVNSAIDFVLNGHRHACEVLSQPQNRVAVADAVALLGEAREVAIFGINASGILADYSVRLLNRIGLPAFSLNRAGIALAEQMLALQRGDVLVMMAQQSAHREGTTVVREAKRLDIPIILLTNATDSFFAREANVVINVPRGGEKGRIPLHGTIMVCLEMLILSVASTLPQRTVKTMKRLQDLYRGLKPASKK; encoded by the coding sequence ATGAAACAAAACAGGACGGTAAAAAACAGAGTGGATGTGGTGGCAGAGCGTCTTCGTGCCCGCGAGAAGCAGCTCTCTCCCCGTCTGCTGGCCGTAGCGCGCTATATCGATCAACAGCGTGAAACCGTGCTGGAGAGCACCGCGATGGAGATCGCCGTAGCGAATCACACCTCAGACGCGACCGTGATCCGCGCTATTCAGGCGCTGGGCTTTAGCGGGCTGCGCGACCTCAAACAGACGCTTAAGGTCTGGTTTGGTCCATCGCTGACCTCTGAAGATAAGATGATTACCACGGTCAGTGAGGTGACCAGCGACGTGAATAGCGCTATCGACTTTGTGCTGAATGGTCACCGGCACGCCTGTGAGGTGCTGTCGCAACCGCAGAATCGGGTGGCGGTTGCGGATGCCGTAGCGCTGCTGGGCGAAGCGCGGGAAGTGGCTATTTTTGGCATTAACGCGTCAGGTATCCTGGCGGATTACAGCGTGCGGCTGCTGAACCGTATCGGTCTGCCCGCCTTTTCTCTTAACCGCGCCGGTATTGCGCTGGCAGAACAGATGCTGGCGCTGCAGCGTGGCGATGTGCTGGTCATGATGGCGCAGCAGTCCGCGCACCGGGAAGGGACTACCGTGGTGCGTGAAGCGAAACGGCTGGATATTCCGATCATTCTGCTGACCAACGCCACCGACTCCTTTTTCGCGCGGGAGGCGAATGTGGTGATCAATGTGCCTCGCGGGGGCGAGAAGGGACGGATTCCGCTGCACGGCACAATTATGGTGTGTCTGGAGATGTTGATCCTGTCGGTCGCCTCAACGCTGCCGCAGCGCACGGTTAAAACGATGAAACGCTTACAGGATCTTTATCGCGGACTGAAACCGGCCAGCAAAAAGTAG
- a CDS encoding TonB-dependent siderophore receptor, translating into MKNKDSRYPARHPALVVAICGSMMLPQVSAAADSAPDMTVTADASSEGNYSASESSVASKMPTARLDEAQSVSVVTQQQLEDFQASSLADAMRFVSGVSEANTLAGTEDGFVRRGFGSNADGSVYRDGIRSSQGLNFDATTERVEVLKGSASLLYGIQNPGGIINVVSKKPQYDWHSSVTGRFASEGGGAGTVDVTGPLGNGFAFRLIAEKQNQDYWRNFGSEEHTLLAPSLQWFGEQASFLISYADYRYDIPYDRGTAFIDGKPIDIGYKDRLDDKANHAWGHNKTLNAHYDWQFNDEWRTRFTLGWNQRRYDNNEVRVTAVNASSGVVTRRADANRGFNHKTKYVSWDLLGNPEIMGMQHALVVGTDYEMNQTYRANQYLGKINRQFSYFSPEYDMLSPVTDASTENTAGANNLNRIHSRSLYAKDSISLTQDWIVVLGGRYQHYEQRASRGFNPQVETLNDEGNKFLPQAGVIYKLTPDLSFYTSVSKSFTPSTDVDDDGNVGKPEQGTSWEVGSKWQLSPKLLATVALYRIDERAMSLNINGSTRAIDKARSTGAEFELNGEIAPGWDLSANYSYDQAEIVSDRVNPDNNGNRLQNAPRHAGALYLSHELQVSGLPGSLRLGGGARYVGSRAGDPDNSFTLPDYVVADSFVAWKNRLFGEQTELRLNINNLFNQHYYTSSGGNLRVREGETRNLMVQARVEF; encoded by the coding sequence ATGAAAAACAAAGACTCACGATATCCGGCCCGGCACCCCGCTCTGGTCGTGGCGATTTGCGGCAGCATGATGCTGCCACAGGTCAGTGCAGCAGCCGACAGCGCACCGGATATGACCGTGACCGCTGATGCCAGCTCAGAGGGAAATTACAGCGCCAGCGAGAGCAGCGTTGCCAGCAAAATGCCGACGGCGCGACTCGACGAGGCGCAATCGGTCAGCGTGGTGACACAGCAACAGCTGGAGGATTTCCAGGCCAGCTCACTGGCGGATGCGATGCGCTTTGTCAGCGGCGTCTCCGAGGCGAACACGCTGGCGGGCACCGAAGATGGCTTCGTTCGACGCGGTTTTGGCAGTAATGCCGATGGGTCGGTCTACCGGGATGGCATCCGCAGCAGTCAGGGTCTCAATTTTGATGCCACGACCGAGCGGGTTGAGGTACTGAAAGGCTCCGCCTCACTGCTGTACGGCATTCAGAATCCGGGCGGCATTATCAACGTGGTCAGCAAAAAGCCGCAGTATGACTGGCACTCCAGCGTCACCGGACGTTTCGCCAGCGAAGGCGGCGGCGCAGGCACGGTGGATGTCACCGGCCCGCTGGGCAACGGTTTTGCCTTCCGGCTAATCGCCGAAAAGCAGAATCAGGATTACTGGCGCAACTTTGGCAGTGAAGAGCACACCCTGCTGGCACCCTCACTTCAATGGTTTGGCGAGCAGGCCAGCTTTTTAATCAGCTATGCCGATTATCGCTATGACATCCCCTACGATCGCGGCACGGCGTTTATCGACGGCAAGCCGATCGACATCGGTTATAAAGATCGTCTGGATGACAAGGCCAACCACGCATGGGGCCACAACAAAACCCTGAACGCCCACTATGACTGGCAGTTTAATGATGAGTGGCGCACCCGGTTTACACTGGGCTGGAACCAGCGACGTTATGACAACAATGAAGTGCGCGTGACGGCAGTAAATGCCAGCAGCGGTGTAGTCACGCGTCGTGCTGATGCCAATCGCGGGTTTAACCATAAAACCAAATATGTGAGCTGGGATTTGCTGGGCAACCCGGAAATCATGGGGATGCAGCATGCGCTGGTGGTGGGCACCGATTATGAGATGAACCAGACTTATCGCGCGAATCAGTATCTGGGCAAGATCAACCGTCAGTTCAGTTACTTCAGTCCCGAATATGACATGCTGTCACCGGTCACGGACGCCAGCACGGAGAACACCGCCGGGGCGAATAACCTGAACCGTATTCACAGCCGGTCGCTCTACGCTAAAGACAGCATTTCACTCACCCAGGACTGGATTGTGGTGCTGGGCGGTCGGTATCAGCATTATGAGCAGCGCGCCTCACGCGGCTTCAATCCGCAGGTGGAGACCCTGAACGATGAGGGTAATAAGTTTCTGCCGCAGGCAGGGGTGATCTACAAACTCACGCCCGATCTCTCTTTCTACACCAGCGTCAGCAAATCGTTTACGCCTTCCACCGATGTGGATGATGACGGCAACGTCGGCAAACCGGAACAGGGCACCAGCTGGGAAGTCGGCAGTAAATGGCAGCTGTCGCCGAAACTGCTGGCCACCGTGGCACTGTATCGGATAGATGAACGGGCGATGTCGCTGAATATCAATGGCAGCACGCGGGCCATTGATAAAGCCCGTTCGACCGGCGCTGAATTTGAGCTGAACGGCGAGATTGCGCCAGGCTGGGATTTGAGTGCGAACTACAGCTATGATCAGGCAGAAATCGTCAGCGACCGGGTGAATCCGGATAACAACGGCAACCGCCTGCAGAATGCCCCGCGTCATGCCGGTGCGCTCTATCTGAGTCATGAGCTGCAGGTCAGCGGCCTGCCAGGCTCGCTGCGGCTCGGCGGCGGGGCGCGTTACGTCGGCAGCCGTGCTGGCGATCCTGATAACAGTTTCACCCTGCCCGATTACGTGGTGGCAGACAGCTTTGTGGCGTGGAAAAATCGCCTCTTCGGCGAACAAACCGAGCTGCGTCTGAACATCAATAACCTGTTTAACCAGCACTACTACACGTCAAGCGGCGGCAATCTGCGCGTCCGTGAAGGTGAAACCCGCAATCTGATGGTACAGGCCCGTGTTGAATTTTAA
- a CDS encoding ABC transporter substrate-binding protein, with protein sequence MLVSAGAQARTLTDITGREVTIPDHPQRIVLGESRMLYSVALLTPGNPLQHIAGWPQDLKKYDPQTWQVFARQFPQMETIPVVGLDGVNDMNPEQVIALRPDVVILPQLARGSENGAVLEKMLTAAKIPVVKIDLRVELLKNTERSITLLGEVLNQPQRAADFNRFYRSHMQRIASRLAEYHGPKPSVLLQLHLGRRSECCVTSVNGNLGELLKFAGGNNIASQQIKGVFGRLSEESVIAAQPDYYFATGTGSADEAGALKLGPAVTSAQTRQSLLALTGQQNALKQLNALRDGHAGAIWHNFYLSPWHVVATEFFATTLYPQLFRDVDPEQTLRQLFRDFLPVPYSGSYLYRLAPEATPGSGG encoded by the coding sequence ATGCTGGTCAGCGCGGGCGCACAGGCCCGCACGCTGACCGACATCACCGGCCGTGAGGTCACAATTCCCGATCATCCGCAGCGCATTGTGCTGGGCGAAAGCCGGATGCTCTACAGTGTTGCGCTGCTGACGCCAGGCAATCCGCTGCAGCATATCGCCGGCTGGCCGCAGGATCTGAAAAAGTATGATCCTCAGACCTGGCAGGTTTTTGCCCGTCAGTTTCCGCAGATGGAAACGATTCCGGTCGTGGGGCTGGATGGTGTCAATGACATGAATCCCGAACAGGTGATCGCGCTCAGGCCTGATGTGGTGATCCTGCCGCAGCTGGCGCGCGGAAGTGAAAATGGCGCCGTGCTGGAGAAGATGCTGACTGCGGCAAAGATCCCGGTAGTGAAGATCGATCTTCGGGTTGAGCTGCTGAAAAACACCGAGCGCAGCATCACTCTGCTGGGCGAGGTCCTGAATCAGCCCCAGCGGGCTGCTGACTTTAATCGCTTTTACCGCAGCCATATGCAGCGCATTGCGAGTCGTCTGGCGGAGTATCACGGCCCGAAACCCTCCGTGCTGCTGCAGCTGCATCTTGGACGACGCAGTGAGTGCTGCGTCACCTCGGTGAATGGCAATCTGGGTGAGCTGCTGAAATTTGCCGGTGGCAATAACATTGCCAGTCAGCAGATCAAAGGGGTGTTCGGGCGGCTGAGTGAGGAAAGCGTGATTGCGGCTCAGCCGGATTACTACTTTGCCACCGGCACCGGCAGCGCCGATGAAGCGGGTGCGCTGAAACTCGGTCCCGCCGTCACCTCGGCGCAAACCCGGCAGAGCCTGCTGGCACTCACGGGTCAGCAGAATGCGCTGAAGCAGCTGAACGCGCTGCGGGACGGTCATGCCGGGGCCATCTGGCACAACTTTTACCTCAGCCCGTGGCACGTGGTAGCGACCGAGTTCTTCGCGACCACACTTTATCCTCAGCTGTTCCGCGACGTCGATCCTGAGCAGACATTGCGGCAGCTGTTCCGTGATTTCCTGCCCGTTCCCTATTCGGGCAGCTACCTCTATCGGCTGGCACCCGAGGCGACCCCGGGATCAGGCGGCTGA
- a CDS encoding XdhC family protein gives MITLDQRVINAALNSCQAGQQVWLCTVLRTYGSSPRAPGTLMTVNETGAYCGSLSGGCIEEDFLAQLAAGAYRASSQRVRYGEGGIRPDVNLPCGGSLEIVIEFLPPDETTLALLTAMQRALSGQQPMVKMIRPGERAQWEVIAADRVLPALDASEEQMLLPVGAIPELLIAGYSSVAYECIRLGQILGFHVRVCEHRPEMLTELESHFSGADNVTLVSQHPARWLELNGAHAAVAIVALTHDPRIDDLTMMEAIATPAFYIGIMGSVKNSEKRRARLQQIAGMDRAELDRIHAPIGLPIGSKTPAEIALSVMADIVRVKNRGQSAA, from the coding sequence ATGATAACGCTGGATCAACGCGTGATTAATGCGGCACTGAACAGCTGTCAGGCGGGCCAGCAGGTCTGGCTCTGCACGGTGCTGCGTACCTATGGCTCTTCGCCACGCGCGCCAGGCACCCTGATGACGGTGAACGAAACCGGCGCTTACTGCGGATCGCTGTCGGGCGGCTGCATTGAAGAGGATTTTCTGGCGCAGCTGGCGGCGGGGGCTTATCGCGCCAGCAGTCAGCGGGTGCGCTACGGGGAGGGCGGTATCCGTCCTGACGTTAATTTGCCGTGCGGCGGCAGTCTGGAAATCGTGATTGAGTTTCTCCCGCCCGATGAGACCACGCTGGCGCTGCTGACCGCGATGCAGCGCGCGCTGAGCGGACAGCAGCCGATGGTGAAAATGATACGGCCCGGCGAACGCGCGCAGTGGGAAGTGATCGCCGCCGATCGTGTGCTGCCCGCACTCGATGCCAGCGAAGAGCAGATGTTACTGCCGGTCGGCGCGATACCGGAACTGCTGATCGCGGGCTACTCCAGCGTGGCGTATGAGTGCATCCGGCTCGGGCAGATCCTGGGTTTTCACGTGCGGGTCTGTGAGCACCGCCCGGAGATGCTGACGGAACTGGAAAGCCATTTCAGCGGCGCAGACAACGTGACCCTGGTGTCACAGCATCCGGCGCGCTGGCTGGAGCTGAACGGCGCGCACGCTGCGGTGGCGATTGTGGCGCTGACCCACGATCCGCGCATTGATGACCTGACGATGATGGAGGCGATTGCTACTCCCGCCTTTTATATCGGGATCATGGGATCGGTGAAAAACAGCGAGAAACGGCGGGCGCGACTGCAACAGATCGCCGGAATGGATCGGGCCGAACTGGACCGCATCCATGCGCCCATCGGCCTGCCCATCGGCAGCAAAACCCCGGCGGAGATTGCGCTGTCGGTCATGGCCGATATCGTCCGGGTAAAAAATCGCGGACAGTCAGCCGCCTGA
- a CDS encoding nucleotidyltransferase family protein, whose product MKIALVVLAAGLSRRFRQQSGEHKLLADLDGKPVLQRTLEQAAASGLDLFVVTRPDVSAIHQLCTQATLVLCDSGGLGESIAAGVNASRNYDGWLIALGDMPFVTPESYRAVSGALAEAVIVRPWIDGRPGHPVGFQQQCYPMLNTLHGDAGPQAIVKSQAVRLPLHDRGCLCDIDFPADLQLIKEFS is encoded by the coding sequence GTGAAGATAGCGCTGGTCGTTCTGGCCGCCGGGCTGAGCCGCCGTTTTCGTCAGCAGTCCGGCGAGCATAAGCTGCTGGCTGACCTGGACGGTAAACCGGTGCTGCAACGTACGCTGGAGCAGGCCGCTGCCAGCGGGCTTGACCTGTTCGTGGTGACACGGCCCGACGTATCGGCAATCCATCAGCTCTGCACGCAGGCGACGTTAGTGTTGTGTGACAGCGGCGGTCTGGGTGAGTCGATCGCCGCCGGCGTTAACGCCAGCCGGAACTACGATGGCTGGCTGATTGCGCTGGGCGATATGCCGTTTGTCACGCCTGAAAGTTACCGCGCCGTCAGCGGTGCGCTGGCAGAGGCGGTGATTGTCAGACCGTGGATTGACGGCAGGCCAGGCCATCCAGTGGGCTTTCAGCAGCAATGTTATCCGATGCTGAATACGTTACACGGCGATGCCGGGCCGCAGGCGATCGTGAAATCGCAGGCCGTCCGGCTGCCTCTTCACGATCGCGGTTGCCTGTGTGATATCGATTTCCCTGCCGATCTGCAGCTGATTAAGGAATTTTCATGA
- a CDS encoding xanthine dehydrogenase family protein molybdopterin-binding subunit produces MSDVNDKARPDVQTVNSAAEQPIEGLGAARSRGDGKVKVTGEARYALEHQPENPLYGVVIQSTVASGRISRMSTEKAQQASGVLAVYTHLNTLKINKPTAIADGGAAQTTYTPIQDDVIIHNGQNIGLVVAETFEQATYAASLVEIDYETSPALIFATDEGVEPKPLPKQDIDMGDAQVAMQQAEVRLSQRYTTPREYNMPMEPHACVAQWQNGRITVWEPSQWVAGAQVEIAEWMGIDVEDVRIISPYVGGGFGSKPVPYTHVALASVASRALNRPIKVSLTRPQTFTGLGGRAATSQQLELGASRDGKIQAIIQRSFSETSLIDVFAENCSKVTARMYAVENVSAQHQIRPINTVTPGWMRAPGENPSAFGLEVAMDEMAYALNIDPLELRLRNWADKDYQLDLPWSSRRLKEAYQKGAEAFGWDQRIMTPRSMREGRELIGWGMASGTYPVNKLPAEAKIILTPQGTFVVQCGGADIGTGTYTILAQTAADILGVASTTIEVQLGDTELPRAGVAGGSQLAGNVTAAVDDTAKRMRDHLLKLASELPQSPLQGTPVSQLTLKGDGVQHNQRSDRAVSFAALASLAPAESLTVKGGTFPEDMSESERDKMVRNLNDGTRPEKFSAHSWSAHFVEVRVDEDFGTIRVKRMVAALDSGRLYNPKLARSQWIGGMIMGVGQALMEEGIVDPRNGRVINNNLADYLVPVNGDIPDIITINVGEPDFEATTMGGKPVGELGIVGVAAAISNAVFHATGKRVRDLPITLDKII; encoded by the coding sequence ATGAGTGACGTAAACGACAAGGCGCGTCCGGATGTTCAGACGGTGAACTCAGCAGCAGAACAACCCATTGAAGGGCTGGGCGCCGCACGCTCGCGTGGCGACGGCAAAGTGAAAGTCACCGGTGAAGCGCGTTATGCGCTTGAACATCAGCCGGAAAATCCGCTCTATGGCGTGGTGATTCAGTCTACTGTCGCCAGCGGTCGTATCAGCCGGATGTCGACAGAAAAGGCGCAGCAGGCCTCAGGCGTGCTGGCGGTTTATACCCATCTGAACACGCTGAAGATTAACAAACCCACCGCGATTGCCGACGGCGGCGCGGCGCAGACAACCTACACCCCGATTCAGGACGATGTGATAATTCACAACGGTCAGAACATCGGTCTGGTTGTCGCAGAAACGTTTGAGCAGGCGACCTATGCCGCCTCGCTGGTGGAAATTGACTATGAAACCTCACCCGCGCTGATTTTTGCTACCGATGAGGGCGTCGAGCCGAAACCGCTCCCGAAGCAGGATATCGATATGGGCGACGCGCAGGTAGCGATGCAGCAGGCCGAAGTGCGTCTGAGCCAGCGCTACACCACACCGCGTGAATACAACATGCCGATGGAACCGCATGCCTGTGTGGCGCAGTGGCAGAATGGACGCATCACCGTCTGGGAGCCGAGCCAGTGGGTAGCGGGCGCGCAGGTGGAAATCGCCGAGTGGATGGGCATTGACGTTGAAGACGTGCGCATCATCTCGCCTTATGTCGGCGGCGGATTTGGCTCCAAGCCGGTGCCTTACACCCACGTCGCGCTGGCGAGTGTGGCGTCGCGGGCGCTCAACCGCCCGATTAAAGTGTCGCTGACCCGTCCGCAGACCTTTACCGGCCTCGGCGGACGTGCTGCCACCTCGCAGCAGCTGGAGCTGGGCGCATCCCGTGACGGCAAAATCCAGGCGATTATCCAGCGCAGTTTCAGTGAAACGTCACTCATCGACGTGTTCGCCGAGAACTGCAGCAAAGTGACCGCCCGTATGTATGCGGTAGAGAACGTCTCCGCTCAGCATCAGATCAGGCCGATCAACACCGTCACGCCAGGCTGGATGCGCGCGCCAGGTGAAAACCCCAGCGCCTTTGGGCTGGAAGTCGCGATGGATGAGATGGCCTATGCCCTGAACATCGATCCGCTGGAACTGCGCCTGCGCAACTGGGCAGATAAAGATTATCAGCTCGATCTGCCGTGGAGTTCACGACGTCTTAAAGAGGCCTATCAGAAAGGGGCGGAAGCCTTTGGCTGGGACCAGCGGATCATGACGCCACGGTCGATGCGCGAAGGGCGTGAACTGATTGGCTGGGGTATGGCTTCCGGCACCTATCCGGTCAACAAACTGCCCGCCGAGGCGAAGATCATCCTGACGCCGCAGGGAACCTTTGTGGTGCAGTGCGGCGGTGCAGATATCGGCACCGGCACCTATACCATTCTGGCGCAGACCGCCGCCGACATTCTGGGCGTCGCCTCCACCACCATTGAGGTTCAGCTGGGTGATACCGAGCTGCCGCGAGCGGGTGTGGCAGGGGGATCGCAGCTGGCGGGCAACGTAACCGCTGCGGTAGACGACACCGCTAAACGTATGCGGGACCATCTACTGAAGCTGGCCAGTGAGCTGCCACAGTCGCCGCTGCAGGGAACGCCCGTGTCCCAGCTGACGCTGAAAGGCGACGGGGTGCAGCATAATCAGCGCAGCGACCGGGCCGTGTCATTTGCGGCGCTGGCGAGCCTGGCACCGGCGGAGAGTCTCACGGTGAAAGGCGGGACCTTCCCGGAGGATATGTCAGAAAGTGAGCGCGATAAGATGGTGCGCAACCTCAATGACGGCACCCGTCCTGAAAAATTCTCTGCTCACAGCTGGAGCGCGCATTTTGTTGAAGTCCGGGTCGATGAAGATTTCGGCACGATTCGGGTAAAACGGATGGTGGCGGCACTCGACAGCGGTCGTCTCTACAATCCTAAACTGGCGCGCAGCCAGTGGATTGGCGGCATGATCATGGGTGTTGGTCAGGCGCTGATGGAAGAGGGCATTGTCGATCCGCGTAACGGTCGGGTGATTAACAATAACCTGGCGGATTATCTGGTGCCGGTGAATGGCGACATCCCGGACATTATCACCATCAACGTGGGCGAGCCCGATTTTGAGGCGACCACGATGGGCGGTAAACCGGTGGGTGAGCTGGGTATCGTCGGCGTTGCCGCAGCGATCAGTAATGCGGTGTTTCATGCCACCGGCAAGCGCGTGCGCGACCTGCCGATTACGCTCGACAAAATTATCTGA